The Ctenopharyngodon idella isolate HZGC_01 chromosome 19, HZGC01, whole genome shotgun sequence genomic sequence AGCAAAGACCACATTTATGACTATAGACTAGAGATCTTAAAAACGTAATGACAATTTTATCAAAACCCATCATTTGCAAATGAACACGCAAAGAGTTAGAAATGTcatgaaactaaaataaaaaataaataatgtgaattaacgactgtatatatatatatatatatatatatacaatagccagtagtgttttgtttatatcacagctcggccagcaAAGCAGCAGTTTCCTCCTAAActcctccatatcgctttaaaatatagcattctgtgcagaatttaaattAGTCCGATTCGTTTTCTGGTATGCGCCGACTCCCACATATGATCCATTCTGTGCTATAGTGTCTTTGGACCGAAGCAGACTATGTGTGCGCTGCGACTTTATTTGCCCCAatagaaagcatatttacattgaatcattccctatcccctatatagtgtactatgtgccattcaccaagtgtgaacaagtgaccgattttaTATAGTTTAGGCGGGTGGGacgcttcagattctagagagcatttgattggacagaaaatctgatgagaagctgaagtgcagagtgatgtcatcaaaatcattgatccatattggcagaagtgagagactgtaagttttgattgcctatatcttctaaatgcgaattttgtcattgttttggggCACGctagcttatagataacagtaaggctaacatattcatactaaaagccaaaaaacaattttttatttcatggggactttaatgATTTTAACGTTAATGACTTATTCATGAAAGTAATTATAAGTGttatataaagatataaatcAAATGGGAATCATAGAAACATTCCTCACTTTGAGCCAAAGAAAATCAGAGatagaaaaagtaaaaaaaaaaaaaaaaaaaaaaagttaatcaatgATTGTTAAAAAACGTAAATGTATATAGTAAAGATATATTTTGTGATGTGGTAATGGTAATATTTATagcatttataatttttttaaaaacaaggatgatgatgatatatatatatatatatatatgacttttAAATGTGGGAATAGATTGCTGTGTGAATGTAGCCACTGTGGAATTTCTCTAGTTAACATGATTCTCACCTACAAACTGTTTGATCATTGATCACATTCTTACCTGCCCACATGACAAGAACCACCACAATGATAATGAGCTCTCCAGCCCTGAGCTGGGCAGCCTGGCCAACCTCCTCCATGGTCACTTCATCTGTGTggattcaaacaaacaaaattcatTCACTCATATATTTTCAAAGTCAAAAAACAAGCACAGTTCTGCAGTTATCAAAGCACAGTCACCGTGACACAACACGCAAACCACAGTAGGGAATTAAAACCATCTTCGAATATCTAACAGATTATTTAATTAGTCTCAAGAGGATCTAAAGCGAAGCCTAAAGCCATCTTTTCTGGCTCagatatattcattcattatatttcatgtcaaaaaTCACAATCAAAACCATAAAACTGGCTGCCTCCAGCCAAACCCAAGTCGAAGCTCATCAGGACCGATGACTGTGAGGATCACTTCAGGGTTGAGCTCTCCTCTCACTGGGAGAAGACCTCAGGGGTCACTTTCTTGGCTGAAGATTTAAAGCGTCTTCTAATTAAGGCCTTGTTAGTTAAAAGAAACTGTATGTAGCGCTCTGGTCTGTGTTCACTGATTAACCGCAGAGGGAAAAGCGAAGTTCTTCAACGTCCTGCTTATCTGAAGGAGCAGAAGCGTTGTGCTTCATAATGACTGGAAGAAGTTACTCTCTTCTCTTTGTGCGCCTCTTCTTTCTTTGAAGAAAAAGTCGATACCCTTTAGGAGAAACTGAAATGTTATTGGATGTCTCAGGCGTTCGAGTGCAGGGGAAAAGTTGAGGCATTTTTCAGCTCTCAATCGACATCAATACATGTCATGAGTCcagtaaaaaaacaacacgAAGCCACCCTGAAGCGATGAAGAGGGGAGGCCCGCGGAGAGAAGGATTAACTGTCTGTTTTTATTAGCTGCTCTGGTATTTAGTGAAGTGTAATGGTGATCACTTGATTAATTAGAGTGTAACGTGAGCACTAATGCCTGATGATTAAACTGTTTTTTGTAAACGCTCCTGCTATCTAACTGACACATGCATCAGCTAAGAGTTAGCCATCCGAAAACTACTCTCTGCTGTGCCTAAGCACTTCTTTACCCCTGATCCATCACAAATGACATTAGTGCAGAGTTAACAGATTTAAGATGGATCCTGAAAAAGAGAACTTTATACCTTAATGAATATGtcctttaaatacaataatagaTTAATCTACAGGTCagtttgtaatttttatatacAGTGAGTTCCAAAAGTTGGAGAACTCTTGTGAAAATACCGGGTCAcgctttatattaggtgtcatTAACTACTATGCacttacattaaaaattaagtacaatgtacttattgtgttgttgttgtattgcaaaacacttgtaCTGCTATTTAGGTGGGATACGGgaaaggttagggacaggtttggtggtatgggtaggtttaagggtgggttaggGTGTAAGGGAAGAGTAATTATAGCTATAATTACaggaattaattacagctgtaattacatgcaggttattataacaatataagtacaatgtaaaaacatacatgTACATAATAACATAAGTGCATTGTATAAAATGattcatataaatgttattacataGTAGTTacagacacctaatataaagtgggaacAAATGCAGTgaagaaaatacataaaatacatagtattttgctaaaataaaatggaaatggaatagttcagaatataaaatatttcaatttcattttataacataacttttctttgttttaaatagtttaaaatccTAAAATGTTATTCATTTCAAGGTTTAAATTCgatttttgaatttttgacCCCCACTGTAcgttatactgtatattatcaTGTTTAATAGTAGTTTAGTATTTCAATATTTCGAGTGACATAAACCTGTGTTTAGTAGTTGATCAATATGACTTTTTCAATCAAATATGCCAAAATCAATAGCTAAAGAGCAGGGCACAtgcacaaaatatattattattttttgttatacactactgctcaaaattaaaattaaaagaatcaaaattaaagacatttatgttacaaaagattcctatttccaataaatgctcttcttttgaacataaacatcaaaaaatcctgagaaaaatatcaaagtttctacaaaatattaagtaccacaactattttcaacatttatagtaatgagaaatgtttcttgagcagcaaatcagcatattagaatgatttctgaaagatcatgtgactgaagactggagtaataatgctgaaaatccaactttgccatcacaggaataaattacattttaaaatatattaaaatagacaacaggtattttaaattgtattgtgttttactgtatttagcCTTgttgagaataagagacttcttttgaaaacattaaagaaaatcttactgaccccaaacatttgggGTAGTGTACATAATATAATGATAGCAAATTAGATAAATGTATCACTTTTTTCACACTATTTGTgagaaacattctttaaaactaaataatagctcctttttcttcaaaaacatagATGAAGAGGTATCATTTGACATTTTACTAATGTCTAACCTGCACAACTGACGGTTTGACACCAAATGTCATCAGCACGGTCCAGTGCCAAGGACTGACGCTCACCCATAAAATGGCAAGTGTTTCAGGAACACGAGCATCCCCAGCAGATGTTTGTAAGTAAGTAGGTCATCGAAATGGATTACGCAACATAAAAATTGACTGTATTGTGCGTTGCTCTAGATAAGACAAGCTCCTTAGTAACAGAAAATTCAATGGAAAAACGCACAAAAGTGAACACTTCATGCCCTGAATTATGACACAACACCATTTTTAGAGCGGTTGTATAACCACCTCCCTgctgtgtttctttttttttccctctacgGAAGTGATTTAGTCATCTTTCAaattaatctgttttttttaactgtacaaATGTTGAACGATAATTGTGCTTTATCAGTATTGTATCACtgcatataatatttttaactaataatataatgactGGTTcatcctaaaatgaaaattctgtcatcatttacatcatttatatatatatatgtatgtatatatttcatTTCTATTCTAGCCTGTACTCAGTGCCTGTACTCCTCTGAACAATTTTAAACTTTGTATTTCAGCACTTCTCATATTACTGCCTCCTTAGCGTGAATTGCTTTGTTTTATTCCTTATTtgcaagtcactttggataaaagcatcagcTAAATGAGTATCATATGGATTCAGAAGAATTGGAATATAGTGCAGGGGGAATATAAACAACTTTTACGATACTGTTATggtgttttttgttattttggagcttgatagCCCCAGTTcttattcactttcattatattgaaaagaaTCACCAACATatttttccaaaaaataaataaataaactttttttgttttccacaaaagcaagaagtcatacagatttggaatgacatgagaaattACAAGAAATTACATTGCGAATATGCtgaataaagttgcaattgcaagatataaactcacaacgtTGCAATTCCCAAAATGGTACTCTGAAGTACTTCAAAGAAAACCATGGTACTATTATGGTATTATGGATTATTATGTCTAAAAATGGGTAATTTTGGCAGTTTTTTGTTAGTGCTGCTGGCTTACCTGGGCTTTTGGAGGCCAGTTTCTCTGACTCTTTGGGAGTGCGGAACAGAACAGGTTCACTCAGGGGGCTGGTGCCGCTCATGCTAATGGACTGCACATGCACAATGTACTCTGTGTCTTCCTCCAAGTCCCATAATGCACATGAACGAGTGGTGGTGTTCACTTCCTGGATGAATCGCAGCATACGTACGTCCTTCTTCTAtaaacatcaaaatgaaaaaataataatgagatTGAGAGGCTTGTGCTAATAATCTAAGGATAAATGTGGCTGATGCCACACacattaaagtcaacatgaaatcaaaattcatcctatttactttttaaatacatgTTCCTGATCTAATTGTGAATAATTTATCAGTGTATGTTATTCCagagataataaaaaaaaatgtcattgtaatatttaatcagTATGTAATATTTTGCTCTGTGTCTACAACAACTTTCCTCTTTGGTTGACGTCACCAAGTCCTCTTATTTTCACCTCTCCGTCCAGGTGTCATGGGGTGTGTGGCTTTAACAAAGCGCACGATGATGGAGAGTTCACAATAGtccttttattaaacaaaatccAAGAGAAACACGCAGGAGAATAACTAGGAAATAACTTACAACCCCAACACATAAACGCAAATGAGACCGAAAACTGAACAGAAATAACTTagggcttaaatacatgggGGAAGGTAATCAGctaaacaaaaacaagtgaGTGGAACTTATTAACATCCAAGGAAACTAAATAGGAAAACAGAACACAGGCAAATGGGAACAGAGAGAATAACAACAAACCACAAGAAAGTAAACATAACCCTGACAGGCCCGTACGCAGGGTTTCATAATTACCGAGGACACAAAATGTTGTTTGCTGGGGGTTCGGTGGCATGCTCCTCTTAGAAAATTTAGATTTCCCTGATGTACATATGTGCATTTTAAGACGTTTGAAGGCCAAAAAATTGGATAACAATAGCTTTAAAACCATGTCACAACAAATACATGCATGCATAGTTTTGAGGCAGCTTTAATCGCATTTTTGGTCATTTCATAGCTTAATTTACAACAGAACAACGACGGTGCATGCTCGTAGTTTCTTTTACACTTTATCTATAATTAAGTAATATGCAGCGCGCGCTGCCGCATTTGCGCGTGCAATTCTTGACTGCGCACTGCGAGCACAGTATAACGGCTGATTGGACACTGGACAGTCATGTTAATTTTACTGACATAGCTTGACAACATCTCATCTGACCGCAGTTCACTGTTGTTCAACTGAAGCTCCCTCGTCGTCACCTGTAGCCTACCTTTTCCGCACTCTTTTGACTTGCGCCTGGCGCTGAGGCGAACTTGGAATGCGCGTATGAAAAGTGTTGTGGTCATAAAGAGATGGTTCTCCGTCTATATAAACGCAATTCtagccaagaaaaaaaaagagacagaaacagCAGTCGTAAGTGGGGTGGCCAAGCTTAGGCCAATAGTGGCCATGACCAGCACCTCCTAGCTCGACCCTGCATTGATGAGTGCTGTTTGACCGCTGACAGCTCAGATGAGAAGGTCAATAATCGTGGCGTTGTGCAATATATCAGTGCAGCACCAAAGTAGAGTTAATATTAGGCAAATATTTCACAACCTTTATTATATACACCTCAGAAAAATACAGAGGTCCGGACCTCGGGGACCTCAATGGTGGGTACGGCCCTGAACCCTGACATTACACCCTCCTCTGAAAAAAGAGGTGTCGTCGCACTGTAACTATAATTAATAGTCCAACTGAGGGGGGGGGGGTCTCAGGGGAAGGACGTGGATCAGGTAAATGGCAGGAATCTCGAGGAGATGACGGCGGGAGAGACCAAGGCGCCGATGACAGTGGTAGGAGCCAGGAGCTGGAGGAGCCAGGCGGGGACCCAGACCACAGCCAGTATGAAGGCAGGAAGAGGGAGCCCCATGGAGCCGTGAGGACGACAGTCCcaggtggagccgagggagggaAAAGCTAAGGCGGAGCCGACTGGTCGATGAGCCGAGGTGGGGCGATGGGCTCGGTGGCCGGAGGCGGAGCCAGGGGATCCTCTTGGCTAGGTGGAGCTGGTGACCGGAAGATCTGAGGCGCATCCACGCAGCATAGTGGAGTAGACAAAGGAGGAGCCAAAGAGCTGACGGGAACCAATGGAGGCGGGGCCAACGACCTGGCTGCATTTGGAAGAGGACGTGAGAaagggaggctgggtgggatCTCTGCAGAcacaggagacttggagctgggtggGATCAGCGGAGATGCAGGAGACTAGGAGCTGGGCGGGACCAGTCGGAACAAGCGAATCAGGTAAATATCCTCTTCCAATTCATAAACTGGTGACGTCCTCCTTGGGGCAGATGGTGCAGCCGATCCATTGATTTCCATCACCCACTCCACAAATGCAGCAAAATCCTCTCAAGGACTAACACCAGGTAGGCATGCTTTACACCGCTCATTTAGGCTTGCTCGAAAAAATACACAAAGGGAGTGGTCAGGGAAATTGGTAAGGCACGGCAGGTCTAGAAAGTCAATGGTGTGGTCCTCGCAATTAGTATTCCCTTGCTCTAAACAGAGCAGGTGAACGGTCGGTAAATCCAAA encodes the following:
- the fndc5b gene encoding fibronectin type III domain-containing protein 5 isoform X3, whose amino-acid sequence is MLRFIQEVNTTTRSCALWDLEEDTEYIVHVQSISMSGTSPLSEPVLFRTPKESEKLASKSPDEVTMEEVGQAAQLRAGELIIIVVVLVMWAGVIALFCRQYDIIKDNEPNNNKDKAKNSSECSTPEHPTGGLLRSKV
- the fndc5b gene encoding fibronectin type III domain-containing protein 5 isoform X2, which produces MSYSLSAPLNVTIKALEGNSAIVTWDILEGDPVIGFAITQQKKDVRMLRFIQEVNTTTRSCALWDLEEDTEYIVHVQSISMSGTSPLSEPVLFRTPKESEKLASKSPDEVTMEEVGQAAQLRAGELIIIVVVLVMWAGVIALFCRQYDIIKDNEPNNNKDKAKNSSECSTPEHPTGGLLRSKV